GTTGACCACGAACTTCTCGGGCAACCCGGCGAAGACGCCTTCGCGCGTGGTCGTGATCTCGCTGGTCTTGCCGTGCATGAGCTGCTGCGCACGCACGATGCGGGCGCCAAAGGCCGCGCCGATCGCCTGATGGCCCAGGCACACCCCCAGGATCGGCAGCTTGCCGGCGAATTCCCTGATCGCCGCGACAGAGATGCCGGCTTCGGCAGGCGAGCAAGGCCCCGGCGAAATCACCAGCCGCCCAACGCCGGCAGCGATGCGCTCACCCACCCCTTCGACCGTGATCTCGTCGTTGCGATGCACTTCCACCTCCGCGCCAAGCTCGCCGAAATACTGGACGAGGTTGTAGGTGAAGCTGTCGTAGTTGTCGATCATCAGCAGTTTCATGGCTTGGCTCCGATCCGATGCACGCCCTTGACCACCGGGAACACGTTGAAATTGACGAGCAGGCCCAGCGGCAGTCCCGACAGCCGCACCGTGGCCTGCGCCTGGGCACGATGCAGGTCGGTCAACGCATCGACCGCCTTCACTTCGACGACCACCGATTGCTCGACCACGAAGCCCGCGCGGCACACCTCGCCGAGCGAGCGGCCCTTGTAGCTGGCCGACACCGGCACGTCCCGCACGAAGCCGATCTCGCGCTCGGCGAGTTCGATCTCCAGCGCCGCGGCATACACCTCGGCCGGCAGGCCGATGCCGAGCACCCGTTGCACCTCGACCGCTGCGCCGATGATCTCGTGCGAGAAGTCGGTATTCTGAAACTCGTCGGCCATCACTCGAGCCCTTCCTCGACCAGTTCGGCGGCGCGCAGCAGCGCCCGCGCCTTCGCCTCGGTTTCCTTCCACTCCAACTCGGGCACCGAATCGGCCACCACGCCCGCTGCCGCCTGCACGTGCAGCATCTGGTCCTTGACGATGCCGGTCCGGATGGCGATCGCAACGTCCATGTCGCCCGCGTAGCTGATGTAGCCGCAGGCACCGCCGTAGAGGCCGCGCTTGGTCGGCTCCAGCTGGTCGATCAGCTCCATGGCGTGTACCTTGGGCGCGCCGGTCAGGGTGCCGGCCGGAAAGGTGGCCTTCAGCACGTCGATCGCGGTCATGCCGTCCTTCAAGGTGCCCTCGACATTGCTCACGATGTGCATCACATGGCTGTAGCGTTCAATGGCAAAGGCCTCGGTCACCTTCACGCTGCCGGTCTTGGCGATGCGGCCGATGTCGTTGCGCGCCAGGTCGATCAGCATCACATGCTCGGCACGCTCCTTGGGGTCGTTGATCAGCTCCTGCTCGGCCGCCTTGTCCTGCTCGGGCGAGGCGCCGCGCGGTCGCGTGCCGGCCAGCGGGCGAATGGTGATCTTCTGCTCGCCTCCGCCCGTTTGCTCCTGGCGCACCAGGATCTCCGGCGAGGCGCCCACCACGTGGAAGTCGCCCAGGTCGTAGTAGTACATGTAGGGCGAGGGGTTGAGCGAACGCAGCGCACGGTAGAGCGAGAGCGGCGATTCGGTGTAGCGCTTGCTGATGCGCTGGCCCACCTGCACCTGCATGAAGTCTCCGGCTGCGATCAGTTCCTTGGCGCGCTCCACCGCCGCGAGGTAGTCGACCTTGGCAAAGCTGCGCTGCGGCGGATGCGCCTGGGTCGGCCGCACCTGCGGCGCGCTGACCGAGTACTTGAGCTGCTCGCGCAATTCGCGCAGGCGCCGCTTGGCATTGGCATAGGCCTCGGGCTGAGCCGGGTCGGCGTAGACGATCAGGTAGAGCTTGCCCGAGAGGTTGTCGATCACCGCCAGCTCCTCGCATTGCAGCAAGAGGATGTCGGGGCAGCCCAGCGTGTCGGGCGGGCAGCTCAGCGCCAGCTTCTTCTCGATATGGCGCACCGTGTCGTAGCCGAAGTAGCCTGCCAACCCGCCGCAAAAGCGCGGCAGGCCGGGCCGCAGGGCCACCTTGAAGCGCTTCTGGTAGGCCGCGACGAAGTCCAGCGGATTGCCGCGGACCTCCTCGACCACCTTGCCGCCGGTGACGACCTGGGTCAACGCCTCGGTGCCGAAGCCGCTCGCGCGCAGCAGGGTGCGCGCCGGCAGGCCGATGAAGCTGTAGCGGCCGAAGCGCTCGCCGCCAACCACCGATTCCAGCAGGAAGCTGTGGCGGCCGCTCTCCTTGGCGTGGGCCAGCTTGAGATAGAGGGACAGCGGGGTTTCGAGGTCGGCAAAGGCCTCGACCATCAGCGGGATGCGGTTGTAGCCCTGCGCGCTGAGGCTCTTGAATTCGAGTTCGGTGATCACGGGGTGGGGTCTCCGTCGGCCGGCGACGCCACGTGGTCGCCGGTGTCATTCACATGAGAGGTGGCCGCGTCGGGTTGGACCTCGGCCGTGGGCGCACGGCGTGCGCCGTGCAATCAAACAGGCTGCAACGATGGCGTGCGCCAAGGCCAGGCTCCCCGGCCGCCTTGACCTGTCTGAATGACGTGATGAATGAACATGGAGGCGCGAGTTTATCCCAGGGACACCGGCAACACAAAACAATGCCCTCGTCGCTTCACGCGCCCCGATCCGGATCTGCCCGGCCCGGCGCCGGAGGCCTGGAGGACTGCAAGAAGATGCGCGTCCCGGAAGGCGCTAGCGGACAAGGTGCACGCGCAGCGCCCCGAGCTGCGCATACAGCTGCTGCACCGCCTTCTCGTCCAGCCCCGCGAAGAGCTCCAGCAGCCATTCCTCGTGCGCCTTGGCCATGGCCTCGAAGCTGCGGCGGCCCTTGGGCGTCAGGCTCACGATCCAGGCTCGGCGGTCTTCCGGGCTGGGCGAGCGCTGGACCACGCCCTCGCGTTCGAGCTCGTCGGTCAGGCCGGTGACGTTGCCGCCGGTCACCATCAGGTAGCGCGACAGCACGCGCATCTTGAGGCCCTCGCGGTAGCGGTAGAGCTGCGCCATGTAGTCGAAGCGCGCGAGCGAGATGTCGAAGTTCTCGCGCAGCCGCTTGCGGATCTCGGCCTCGATCTGCGTGGTGCTGGCCAGCATGCGCAGCCACAGCTTGAGGACCGCGTGGTCGCCGGTGCCGGCACGCGCCTCGTGCCCCAGCTCCTGCGCGTCGCTCAGGAGCGCATGCGAAGCGTCGTTCTGCTTCATGTGACCTCGCCGCCCGAGACCGAGATCGACTGGCCATTGACCGACACGGCGCCATCGCCGCAGAGCCAACGCACCGCATCCGCCACCTCGGCCGGCTGCACGATGCGTCGCTGCGGGTTGACCGCCGCGAACTCCGCCATTGCCTCGGCCTCGCTGCGCCCTGTCTTGCCGACCACGTTGCTGACGCTGTCGCGCAGGATGTCGGTGTCGGTATAGCCGGGGCAGACGGCATTCACCGTCACGCCCTTGCGCGCCACCTCCAGCGCGAGCGAGCGCGTGAGCCCGATCACGCCGTGCTTGGCCGCCGTGTAGGCGCTGACATAGGCATAGCCCTTCTGCCCCGCCGTGCTCGCGATGTTGACGATGCGGCCCCAGCCCGCTTCGAGCATGCCCGGCAGCGCCGCCTGGGCGCAGAGGAAGCTGCCCGTCAGGTTGACGCTCAACATCCGCTGCCACAGCGCGACGGAGGTCTTCAGGAAAGGCGCGCTCTCGGCCGCGCCGGCGTTGTTGACGAGGATCGCGACCGGCCCGCGCTCGGCGCGCGCCTGCGCGAAGGCCGCTGCCACGGCCTCCGGGTCGGCCACGTCGGCGGTCACCACGCCATGGCCCGTGCCGGGCAGCGAGCCGGCCACGCGCAGCAGTGCGGCGCGGTCCCGCCCGAGCAGGGTCAGCACCGCACCCTCGGCCGCCAGGGTGCGCGCGATCTCGGCGCCGATGCCGCGCGCCGCGCCGGTCACGAGCGCGTGGCGGCCAGTCATTGAATGTGCTTGCATACCTGAATTGTCCAGTTCTGAATCTTTATAGGGATCGGCGATGACAGGCGCC
Above is a window of Variovorax sp. RA8 DNA encoding:
- a CDS encoding anthranilate synthase component II produces the protein MKLLMIDNYDSFTYNLVQYFGELGAEVEVHRNDEITVEGVGERIAAGVGRLVISPGPCSPAEAGISVAAIREFAGKLPILGVCLGHQAIGAAFGARIVRAQQLMHGKTSEITTTREGVFAGLPEKFVVNRYHSLSIERDSCPGELKLTAWTEDGEIMGVRHTGFEQAARIEGVQFHPESILTEHGHAMLKNFLE
- a CDS encoding GxxExxY protein: MADEFQNTDFSHEIIGAAVEVQRVLGIGLPAEVYAAALEIELAEREIGFVRDVPVSASYKGRSLGEVCRAGFVVEQSVVVEVKAVDALTDLHRAQAQATVRLSGLPLGLLVNFNVFPVVKGVHRIGAKP
- the trpE gene encoding anthranilate synthase component I → MITELEFKSLSAQGYNRIPLMVEAFADLETPLSLYLKLAHAKESGRHSFLLESVVGGERFGRYSFIGLPARTLLRASGFGTEALTQVVTGGKVVEEVRGNPLDFVAAYQKRFKVALRPGLPRFCGGLAGYFGYDTVRHIEKKLALSCPPDTLGCPDILLLQCEELAVIDNLSGKLYLIVYADPAQPEAYANAKRRLRELREQLKYSVSAPQVRPTQAHPPQRSFAKVDYLAAVERAKELIAAGDFMQVQVGQRISKRYTESPLSLYRALRSLNPSPYMYYYDLGDFHVVGASPEILVRQEQTGGGEQKITIRPLAGTRPRGASPEQDKAAEQELINDPKERAEHVMLIDLARNDIGRIAKTGSVKVTEAFAIERYSHVMHIVSNVEGTLKDGMTAIDVLKATFPAGTLTGAPKVHAMELIDQLEPTKRGLYGGACGYISYAGDMDVAIAIRTGIVKDQMLHVQAAAGVVADSVPELEWKETEAKARALLRAAELVEEGLE
- a CDS encoding SDR family NAD(P)-dependent oxidoreductase; this encodes MQAHSMTGRHALVTGAARGIGAEIARTLAAEGAVLTLLGRDRAALLRVAGSLPGTGHGVVTADVADPEAVAAAFAQARAERGPVAILVNNAGAAESAPFLKTSVALWQRMLSVNLTGSFLCAQAALPGMLEAGWGRIVNIASTAGQKGYAYVSAYTAAKHGVIGLTRSLALEVARKGVTVNAVCPGYTDTDILRDSVSNVVGKTGRSEAEAMAEFAAVNPQRRIVQPAEVADAVRWLCGDGAVSVNGQSISVSGGEVT
- a CDS encoding MarR family winged helix-turn-helix transcriptional regulator, whose translation is MKQNDASHALLSDAQELGHEARAGTGDHAVLKLWLRMLASTTQIEAEIRKRLRENFDISLARFDYMAQLYRYREGLKMRVLSRYLMVTGGNVTGLTDELEREGVVQRSPSPEDRRAWIVSLTPKGRRSFEAMAKAHEEWLLELFAGLDEKAVQQLYAQLGALRVHLVR